The Achromobacter pestifer genome includes a region encoding these proteins:
- a CDS encoding TonB-dependent receptor encodes MNKADTSTAHAKAGGNTSASIYAAVCGALMSPGLALAQGSVAPGAVHELSPVRVQGQAVSDGYEANIASSPKMTAPLLDTPRSVTVITEQLMRDRAATSLMDVLRTAPGITFGAGEGGTPTGDRPFVRGYEASTDMMVDGMRDLGRFSHETFNLESVEILKGPSSAYSGRGSTGGSINLVSKSPKLENFAEGTVGVGTDDNWRLTGDGNWALGESSAFRLNFMKQGGDIPGRDHVETDRWGVAPSFSWGLGTPTQVTLSYYHLQNDDTPDLGIPFKNESRPGRVTPPKVDRDNYYGLIGRDYRKNQADMTTLMVEHKFSDKLKLRNGTRYNESTNEYVMTRPSFDNCAARVGGRPNPAYGVAPCSNEAEGVKMSKALRSLNQTNRSFINQTDMFGEFTAGGLRHSYVAGLEFSTETISKRDGVPSGGFDKTLVDDLYNPNPRQPYTGSLSWGPRYDAAKTITRAAYVFDTVKFSEQWEANAGLRYDNYRVTSGNVERTDNMWNYQLGLVYKPAPNGSIYVSYGTSSNPSGETAGQSGGADGAAGGRLTAGTAALAPEKSRSIELGTKWDVFDERLSLTAAVFETRKTDARSSDPITGDVTLAGSNRVRGIELGVAGSITPKWQVWGGYSYMDPKVTSYQSGGTDYSGNQMKFIARQSASLWTTYKFLPELTVGAGATYTGKRYVDDANIYQLPSYWRYDAMAAYQFNKNFGLQLNLNNLTDETIYEASHVGLFSYVAPGRSAMLTATFRYN; translated from the coding sequence ATGAACAAAGCAGATACATCGACGGCCCATGCCAAGGCCGGTGGGAATACTTCGGCCTCCATTTATGCAGCGGTGTGCGGCGCGCTGATGTCGCCGGGCCTGGCCCTGGCCCAAGGCAGCGTGGCGCCAGGCGCCGTGCACGAACTGTCACCCGTGCGCGTGCAGGGGCAGGCGGTCAGCGATGGCTACGAAGCCAACATCGCCTCCTCCCCCAAGATGACGGCCCCCTTGCTGGACACGCCGCGTTCGGTCACGGTGATTACCGAACAGCTGATGCGCGACCGCGCGGCCACCTCGCTGATGGACGTGCTGCGTACCGCGCCGGGCATCACCTTTGGCGCTGGCGAGGGTGGCACGCCCACTGGCGACCGGCCTTTCGTGCGCGGCTACGAGGCCAGCACCGACATGATGGTCGACGGCATGCGCGACCTGGGCCGCTTCTCGCACGAGACCTTCAACCTGGAGTCGGTCGAGATCCTGAAGGGGCCGAGTTCCGCGTATTCCGGCCGCGGGTCGACCGGCGGCAGCATCAACCTGGTCAGCAAGAGCCCCAAGCTGGAGAACTTCGCGGAAGGCACGGTCGGCGTGGGCACCGACGACAACTGGCGCCTGACCGGCGACGGCAACTGGGCACTGGGCGAAAGCTCGGCATTCCGCCTGAACTTCATGAAGCAGGGCGGCGACATCCCGGGCCGCGACCACGTCGAGACCGACCGCTGGGGCGTGGCGCCCTCGTTCTCCTGGGGCCTGGGCACGCCCACGCAAGTCACGCTCAGCTACTACCACCTGCAGAACGACGACACGCCCGACCTGGGTATTCCGTTCAAGAACGAATCGCGCCCTGGCCGCGTCACGCCGCCCAAGGTGGACCGCGACAACTACTATGGCCTGATCGGCCGCGACTACCGCAAGAACCAGGCCGACATGACCACCCTGATGGTCGAGCACAAGTTCAGCGACAAGCTGAAGCTGCGCAACGGCACGCGCTATAACGAGTCCACCAACGAATACGTGATGACGCGCCCTTCCTTCGACAATTGCGCGGCGCGCGTGGGCGGCAGGCCCAATCCCGCCTATGGCGTGGCGCCGTGCTCGAACGAGGCGGAAGGCGTGAAGATGAGCAAGGCGCTGCGCAGCCTGAACCAGACCAACCGGTCCTTCATCAACCAGACCGACATGTTCGGCGAATTCACCGCCGGCGGGCTGCGCCACAGCTACGTGGCCGGCCTGGAGTTCAGCACCGAGACGATCAGCAAGCGCGACGGCGTGCCGTCGGGCGGCTTCGACAAGACCCTGGTGGATGACCTGTACAACCCGAATCCCCGGCAGCCCTATACCGGCAGCCTGAGCTGGGGCCCGCGCTACGACGCCGCCAAGACCATCACGCGCGCGGCCTACGTGTTCGACACGGTCAAGTTCAGCGAGCAATGGGAAGCCAACGCCGGCCTGCGCTACGACAACTACCGCGTGACCAGCGGCAACGTCGAGCGCACCGACAATATGTGGAACTACCAGCTGGGCCTGGTCTACAAGCCCGCGCCCAACGGCAGCATCTACGTGTCCTACGGCACCTCGTCCAACCCGTCCGGCGAAACGGCGGGCCAGTCTGGCGGCGCGGACGGCGCGGCAGGCGGCCGCCTGACCGCGGGCACCGCGGCCTTGGCGCCCGAGAAGAGCCGCAGCATCGAGCTGGGCACCAAGTGGGACGTGTTCGACGAACGCCTGTCGCTGACGGCGGCGGTGTTCGAAACCCGCAAGACCGACGCGCGCAGCTCCGATCCCATCACCGGCGACGTGACGCTGGCCGGCAGCAACCGCGTGCGCGGCATCGAGCTGGGAGTGGCCGGTTCGATCACGCCCAAGTGGCAGGTCTGGGGCGGCTACAGCTACATGGACCCGAAGGTCACCAGCTACCAGAGCGGCGGCACCGACTACAGCGGCAATCAGATGAAGTTCATCGCCCGCCAGAGCGCGAGCCTGTGGACGACCTACAAGTTCCTGCCCGAACTGACGGTGGGCGCCGGCGCCACCTACACGGGCAAGCGCTATGTGGATGACGCCAATATCTACCAGCTGCCTTCCTACTGGCGCTACGACGCGATGGCTGCCTATCAGTTCAACAAGAACTTCGGCCTGCAACTGAACCTGAACAACCTGACCGACGAGACCATCTACGAGGCTTCGCACGTGGGCTTGTTCAGCTACGTGGCGCCGGGCCGTTCGGCGATGCTGACCGCCACGTTCCGGTACAACTGA
- a CDS encoding Bug family tripartite tricarboxylate transporter substrate binding protein: protein MKYSTISATHSRPTTRRTMLALLAGAIGLAAAPAFAQGTDNFPTRAVTIVVPFPAGGATDITARLVAEGLSKKWGQPVVVENKPGAGGNVGSEYVARAAPDGYTLVLGVTGSHGINTSLYKNMRYDPVKDFEAITQATLYPNAIIVNNDVPANNLQELIALLKKPDAHYSYGSDGNGTASHLGMELIKNRGKFEISHIPYRGSSPMVTDLLGGQIQVGITGLPAVQAYAKSGKLKIVALTTGERFASAPDYPTVAEQGFAGYAAPPWSGFFAPKGTPKPLVEKISADMREVMADPKTKEKIVASGSEFTPSTPEQFQAFVQQEIAKWAEAVKISGARID from the coding sequence ATGAAGTACTCGACTATCTCCGCAACTCACTCGCGGCCAACCACCCGCCGCACCATGCTGGCACTGCTCGCCGGCGCCATCGGGCTGGCCGCCGCTCCCGCCTTCGCGCAGGGCACGGACAATTTCCCCACGCGCGCAGTCACCATCGTCGTGCCCTTCCCGGCCGGCGGCGCCACCGACATCACCGCGCGCCTGGTGGCGGAAGGACTCTCCAAGAAGTGGGGGCAACCGGTCGTGGTGGAAAACAAACCCGGCGCGGGCGGCAACGTCGGTTCGGAGTATGTGGCACGCGCCGCGCCCGACGGCTACACCCTGGTGCTGGGCGTGACCGGCTCGCACGGCATCAACACCTCGCTCTACAAGAACATGCGCTATGACCCGGTCAAGGATTTCGAGGCCATCACGCAAGCCACGCTGTATCCCAACGCCATCATCGTCAACAACGACGTGCCGGCCAACAATCTGCAGGAACTCATCGCCCTGCTGAAGAAGCCCGACGCGCACTACTCCTACGGCTCGGACGGCAACGGCACGGCGTCGCACCTGGGCATGGAACTGATCAAGAACCGGGGCAAGTTCGAGATCTCGCACATTCCTTACCGTGGCAGCTCGCCGATGGTGACCGACCTGCTGGGCGGCCAGATCCAGGTGGGTATTACCGGCCTGCCCGCCGTGCAGGCTTATGCCAAGAGCGGAAAATTGAAGATCGTGGCCCTGACCACGGGCGAACGCTTCGCCAGCGCGCCCGACTATCCCACGGTGGCCGAACAAGGTTTCGCGGGCTATGCCGCGCCGCCCTGGTCAGGTTTCTTCGCACCCAAGGGAACGCCCAAGCCGCTGGTGGAGAAAATCTCGGCGGACATGCGCGAAGTCATGGCCGATCCGAAGACCAAGGAGAAGATCGTCGCTTCCGGCAGCGAGTTCACGCCGTCCACGCCGGAACAGTTCCAGGCCTTCGTGCAGCAGGAAATCGCGAAGTGGGCCGAAGCCGTCAAGATCTCCGGCGCGCGCATCGACTGA
- a CDS encoding SDR family NAD(P)-dependent oxidoreductase, translated as MTTTGIPALSGKTVIVTGAAGGLGQAIAAHCLLAGARVALLDRDPELLAQCRRTLDAPDALVLARACDVTDADATREAVEQTAARWGAIHALVNNAATVTPGNKVADLTLEQWRQALDVNLTGAWLMSKHAIPHMARTGGGVVLNIASQLGSVAAPGRGAYGASKAGLIALARAIAVDHGADGIRGLSLSPGAVLTSRLVARYGSAQAASAALSAKYPAGRLGTTGEIAQTAVFLMSDAASFITGADIRADGGYTAL; from the coding sequence ATGACGACGACAGGCATACCCGCACTGAGCGGCAAGACGGTAATCGTGACCGGCGCGGCCGGCGGACTGGGTCAGGCGATTGCAGCCCACTGCCTGCTTGCCGGCGCCCGCGTGGCCCTGCTCGACCGGGATCCAGAACTGCTCGCCCAATGCCGCCGGACACTGGACGCGCCGGATGCCCTCGTGCTGGCGCGCGCCTGCGACGTGACCGACGCGGACGCCACCCGCGAAGCCGTCGAACAAACAGCCGCGCGCTGGGGCGCCATCCACGCCCTGGTGAACAACGCCGCCACCGTCACACCGGGCAACAAGGTCGCGGACTTGACGCTGGAACAATGGCGGCAGGCGCTGGACGTGAACCTGACCGGCGCATGGCTGATGAGCAAGCACGCCATCCCTCACATGGCGCGGACCGGCGGCGGCGTGGTGCTGAACATCGCATCGCAGCTGGGCAGCGTCGCCGCGCCAGGCCGCGGCGCCTATGGCGCCAGCAAGGCCGGCCTGATCGCGCTGGCGCGCGCCATCGCGGTGGACCATGGGGCCGACGGCATCCGCGGCCTGAGCCTTTCTCCGGGCGCGGTGCTCACCAGCAGGCTGGTCGCACGCTATGGCAGCGCGCAAGCTGCCAGCGCCGCGCTGTCGGCCAAGTATCCAGCCGGACGCCTCGGCACCACCGGCGAAATCGCGCAAACGGCAGTTTTCCTGATGAGCGATGCCGCATCGTTCATCACGGGCGCGGACATACGCGCGGACGGCGGATACACCGCGCTGTAG
- a CDS encoding SDR family NAD(P)-dependent oxidoreductase: MTERNAQAHCVLTGSSSGIGLALAELLLASGWRVTGVDIAPAAIPAHGQYRHLRCDLADPAALRGLCALLDDCAPTALAHCAGVVRTGGALDTRPDDTELLWQLHGVAPMALVRALAPQLPDRRGRIALVSSRAVLGRAHRLAYAATKSAQIGLARSLAAELIVRGITVNVVAPGAVDTPMLHDPKRGAAPRVDLPLGRLIEAREVAAAIAFFLGEQAGAITGQTLYVCGGASLGAMPL; encoded by the coding sequence ATGACTGAGCGGAATGCGCAGGCGCATTGCGTCCTGACGGGCTCATCGTCCGGCATCGGCCTGGCGCTGGCCGAGCTGCTGCTGGCGTCGGGCTGGCGGGTGACGGGCGTGGACATCGCGCCTGCCGCCATCCCGGCCCATGGGCAGTATCGCCATCTGCGTTGCGATCTGGCCGACCCCGCCGCCTTGCGTGGCCTGTGCGCCCTGCTGGACGACTGCGCCCCGACCGCCCTGGCGCATTGCGCCGGCGTGGTGCGCACCGGCGGCGCGCTGGATACGCGGCCAGACGACACGGAATTGCTGTGGCAACTGCACGGGGTCGCGCCGATGGCGCTGGTCCGCGCGCTGGCGCCGCAACTGCCGGACCGCCGCGGCCGCATCGCGCTGGTGTCCAGCCGCGCCGTGCTGGGGCGCGCCCACCGCCTGGCCTACGCCGCGACGAAGTCCGCGCAGATTGGCCTGGCGCGCAGCCTGGCGGCCGAACTCATCGTCCGCGGCATTACCGTCAACGTGGTCGCGCCCGGCGCGGTCGACACCCCGATGCTGCACGACCCAAAGCGCGGCGCCGCGCCGCGCGTCGACCTGCCGCTGGGGCGCCTGATCGAAGCGCGTGAAGTCGCCGCGGCCATCGCCTTCTTCCTGGGCGAGCAGGCTGGCGCCATCACCGGACAGACGCTCTATGTCTGCGGCGGCGCCTCGCTGGGAGCGATGCCGCTATGA
- a CDS encoding isocitrate lyase/PEP mutase family protein gives MNNPRHQFRQLLKNEPFIVSPGVYDGYSIRLVEAAGFKTACTSGAAVSNALLGIADIGVMGLSENVTHCRHLARSVSIPLTADADTGYGNPVNVFHTVQMFEEAGVAGINLEDQVSPKRCGHMPGKDVVSEAEMVKKIEAACLARRDDDFVIIARTDSLAIEGIEGAVKRARAYAKAGADMLFPDAVRTEDDIKRLVDAAGIPVSINMGFGIRNRPTTPLIPLPRLKEIGVKRISLPRMLPAAAIYGMRQALQVMQGVIASGEPADRPDLLVGIEDIMQLMGYEQMRAMEKRLTTLAD, from the coding sequence ATGAACAACCCGCGCCACCAGTTCCGGCAATTGCTGAAGAACGAACCCTTCATCGTCTCCCCCGGTGTATACGATGGATACAGCATCCGCCTGGTCGAGGCCGCGGGATTCAAGACCGCTTGCACCAGCGGCGCCGCCGTGTCGAATGCGCTGCTGGGCATCGCCGACATCGGCGTGATGGGCCTGTCGGAAAACGTCACCCATTGCCGTCACCTGGCGCGTTCCGTCTCCATTCCCCTCACGGCTGACGCCGACACCGGCTACGGCAACCCGGTGAACGTCTTTCACACGGTGCAGATGTTCGAGGAAGCCGGCGTCGCCGGCATCAACCTCGAAGACCAGGTCAGCCCCAAGCGTTGCGGCCACATGCCCGGCAAGGATGTGGTGAGCGAGGCGGAAATGGTCAAGAAAATCGAGGCGGCCTGCCTGGCGCGGCGCGACGATGACTTCGTCATCATCGCCCGTACCGACTCCCTGGCGATAGAAGGCATCGAAGGTGCGGTCAAGCGAGCCCGCGCCTATGCCAAGGCCGGCGCCGACATGCTGTTCCCCGACGCCGTGCGCACCGAGGACGACATCAAGCGCCTGGTCGACGCCGCCGGCATCCCGGTCAGCATCAACATGGGATTCGGCATCCGCAACCGTCCCACCACGCCGCTGATTCCGCTGCCCCGACTGAAGGAAATCGGCGTCAAGCGCATCAGCCTGCCGCGCATGCTGCCCGCTGCCGCCATCTACGGCATGCGCCAGGCCTTGCAAGTCATGCAGGGCGTGATTGCCAGCGGTGAACCGGCGGACCGCCCCGACCTGCTGGTCGGCATCGAAGACATCATGCAGCTGATGGGCTACGAGCAGATGCGCGCCATGGAAAAGCGCCTGACGACGCTGGCCGACTGA
- a CDS encoding GntR family transcriptional regulator — MNTATISIATKEDASGPLADVVFDQVLDAIYQGRLAPGSVINEVALAQEFGVSRGPVREAVRRLQGIQLITREPYIKARVVTLSAESALELFQMRMALEGVACNLATRRMSDDEIAQLLAELEQDRQRRLEAANGGASAPRVFDFHERIVRASGNNRIINALCGDLYHLLRVYRRHSGTVLERKDDAYAEHWQILRAIRSRDAELAESLMRSHIERAAKHLFEHLAEGASGIAGHPVSAA, encoded by the coding sequence ATGAACACCGCCACGATCTCCATCGCCACCAAGGAAGACGCCTCCGGCCCGCTGGCCGACGTGGTGTTCGACCAGGTGCTGGACGCGATCTACCAGGGCCGGCTGGCCCCGGGCAGCGTCATCAATGAAGTCGCGCTGGCGCAAGAATTCGGCGTCAGCCGTGGTCCGGTTCGGGAGGCCGTGCGCCGCCTGCAGGGGATCCAGCTGATCACGCGCGAGCCCTACATCAAGGCGCGCGTAGTGACGCTGTCGGCAGAATCCGCGCTGGAACTGTTCCAGATGCGCATGGCGCTGGAAGGCGTGGCCTGCAACCTGGCCACCCGCCGCATGAGCGACGACGAAATCGCGCAATTGCTGGCCGAGCTGGAACAGGACCGCCAGCGCCGCCTGGAAGCGGCCAATGGCGGCGCGTCCGCGCCGCGGGTCTTCGACTTCCATGAGCGCATCGTGCGGGCCAGCGGCAACAACCGCATCATCAATGCCCTTTGCGGCGACCTCTATCACTTGCTGCGCGTCTACCGCCGGCATTCCGGCACCGTGCTGGAGCGCAAGGACGACGCCTACGCCGAACACTGGCAGATCCTGCGCGCGATCCGCTCGCGCGACGCCGAGCTGGCGGAATCGCTCATGCGCTCGCACATCGAACGCGCGGCGAAACACCTTTTTGAACATCTGGCCGAAGGGGCGTCCGGCATCGCCGGGCACCCCGTCTCGGCTGCCTGA
- the acnA gene encoding aconitate hydratase AcnA — MIQSFPCCGRMLRYADLSAAALAAGRDIHAYPYVIRVLLENLLRHRAWGAAVSEEEIGRLWDWRAHPGADLPLYVARVILPDSSGLPVLQDLAALRDAVAQAGGDAARVDTRIPVDLIVDHSLQVDHWGDEGAVQRNLRREFERNEERYRFLKWAQQAYKGLRVITPGIGIIHQVNLEYLAPVVARQSRSDGDWAYPDFVIGGDSHTPMVNALGVLGWGVGGIDAEAALLGHAYTFPIPEVVGVRLRGAIKAPALTTDAALLITQQLRAAGVVGCMVEFFGPAVPALSVPERATIANMAPEYGATCGFFPIDGRTLDYARLTGRGDEQLALIEAYARANSLWRDADEAAPTYSRVIEIDLSAASPSVAGPRRPQDRMDVGEVAADFRRRLGQPLAEGGFGMDAAALAAHPPSRAALGHGSVALAAITSCTNTSNPGVMLAAGLVAEKALALGLRPPAWVKRSLAPGSRAVTRYLESAGLLQALQAQGFHVIGYGCTTCGGKSGPLDTAAADAITEGGLVAAAVLSGNRNFEGRIHKLLRANYIGSPAMVVLYALAGRMDLDFEREPLGPGADGAPVYLRDVWPSQEEIAALLPLAADPALFAEVYDPANLDSAIWHDLPAPSGLRFPWDPESQYLVEPPFFKTEPGRDALADLEASLARGRVLAAFGDSLTTDHISPSGEIPEDTPAGAYLIAKGVAPRDFNTYVARRCNHHVMTRATFANIRIKNSLVPGVEGGVTRHFPDGQDMAVVDAAEAYRAEGVASVILGGKDYGMGSSRDWAAKGSALLGVRAVIAESFERIHRANLVGMGVLPLTFAPGEGWRQLGLTGAEALRFENVANGVLEGEPVTVIAADGKRRIVFQVHAQVLTHAERKLMAEGGIPASVLNGFLNDTAAAHAAPC, encoded by the coding sequence ATGATCCAGTCTTTCCCCTGTTGCGGCAGGATGCTGCGCTACGCGGACCTGTCCGCCGCCGCCCTTGCGGCAGGGCGCGACATCCACGCATATCCCTATGTCATCCGCGTGTTGCTGGAGAACCTGCTGCGTCATCGCGCCTGGGGCGCGGCCGTGTCCGAAGAGGAGATCGGCAGGCTCTGGGATTGGCGCGCGCACCCCGGCGCCGATCTGCCGCTGTATGTGGCGCGGGTGATCCTTCCGGATTCCAGCGGCCTGCCGGTGCTGCAGGACCTGGCGGCATTGCGCGACGCGGTGGCCCAGGCGGGCGGGGACGCGGCGCGGGTGGACACCCGGATTCCCGTGGACCTGATCGTGGACCATTCTCTGCAGGTCGACCATTGGGGCGACGAGGGCGCGGTGCAGCGCAACCTGCGCCGCGAATTCGAGCGCAACGAAGAACGCTACCGGTTTCTGAAATGGGCGCAACAGGCCTATAAGGGACTGCGTGTCATCACACCGGGCATCGGCATCATCCATCAGGTCAACCTGGAGTACCTGGCGCCGGTGGTCGCGCGCCAGTCCCGGTCGGATGGCGACTGGGCCTATCCCGATTTCGTCATCGGCGGCGACTCCCATACCCCCATGGTCAATGCCCTGGGCGTGCTGGGCTGGGGCGTGGGCGGCATCGACGCCGAGGCGGCCCTGCTGGGCCATGCCTATACATTCCCGATTCCCGAGGTCGTGGGGGTGCGGCTGCGTGGCGCCATCAAGGCGCCGGCGCTGACCACCGACGCCGCCCTGCTGATCACGCAGCAGTTGCGCGCGGCGGGCGTGGTGGGCTGCATGGTCGAGTTCTTCGGACCCGCCGTGCCAGCGCTCAGCGTGCCGGAGCGCGCCACCATCGCCAACATGGCGCCCGAGTACGGCGCCACCTGCGGCTTCTTCCCAATCGATGGCCGCACGCTGGACTATGCCCGCCTGACCGGGCGCGGCGACGAGCAACTGGCGCTGATCGAAGCCTATGCGCGCGCCAACAGCCTGTGGCGCGATGCCGACGAGGCGGCGCCCACCTATAGTCGCGTGATAGAGATCGACCTGTCCGCGGCAAGTCCCAGCGTGGCGGGTCCGCGCCGACCGCAGGACCGCATGGACGTGGGCGAAGTCGCGGCGGATTTCCGCCGCCGCCTGGGCCAGCCGCTGGCCGAAGGCGGATTCGGCATGGACGCCGCCGCCCTGGCCGCGCATCCGCCGAGCCGCGCCGCTCTGGGCCACGGTTCCGTGGCGTTGGCGGCCATCACTTCCTGCACCAATACGTCCAATCCCGGCGTGATGCTGGCCGCCGGCCTGGTCGCGGAAAAGGCGCTGGCACTGGGTCTGAGGCCGCCGGCCTGGGTCAAGCGCTCGCTGGCGCCTGGTTCGCGCGCGGTGACGCGCTATCTGGAATCCGCCGGTCTCCTGCAGGCCTTGCAGGCGCAGGGCTTTCACGTGATCGGCTACGGCTGCACGACTTGCGGCGGCAAGTCAGGCCCCCTGGATACGGCGGCGGCCGATGCCATCACCGAGGGCGGCCTGGTGGCCGCGGCGGTGCTGTCCGGCAACCGCAATTTCGAAGGGCGCATCCACAAGCTGCTGCGCGCCAACTATATCGGCTCTCCCGCAATGGTGGTGCTGTACGCGCTGGCCGGCAGGATGGACCTGGACTTCGAGCGCGAGCCGCTGGGGCCGGGCGCCGATGGCGCGCCCGTCTATCTGCGCGATGTCTGGCCCAGCCAGGAAGAGATAGCGGCCTTGTTGCCGCTGGCCGCGGATCCCGCCTTGTTCGCCGAGGTGTATGACCCGGCGAACCTGGACAGCGCGATCTGGCACGATCTGCCCGCGCCCTCGGGCCTGCGCTTTCCCTGGGACCCCGAATCGCAATACCTGGTCGAGCCGCCATTTTTCAAGACCGAGCCCGGCCGCGATGCGCTGGCCGATCTGGAAGCCAGCCTGGCGCGCGGCCGCGTGCTGGCCGCCTTCGGCGATTCGCTGACGACCGACCATATCTCGCCCAGCGGCGAGATTCCGGAGGATACGCCGGCCGGCGCGTACCTGATCGCCAAAGGCGTGGCGCCGCGCGACTTCAATACCTATGTGGCGCGCCGCTGCAACCATCATGTGATGACGCGCGCTACCTTCGCCAACATTCGCATCAAGAATTCCCTGGTGCCGGGCGTGGAGGGCGGCGTGACCCGCCATTTTCCCGACGGCCAGGACATGGCGGTGGTCGATGCGGCAGAGGCTTACCGCGCCGAGGGCGTGGCCAGCGTGATCCTGGGAGGCAAGGACTACGGCATGGGCAGCAGCCGCGATTGGGCTGCCAAGGGCTCGGCGCTGCTGGGCGTGCGCGCCGTGATCGCGGAGTCCTTCGAACGCATCCACCGTGCCAATCTGGTGGGCATGGGCGTGCTGCCGCTGACCTTTGCGCCGGGCGAGGGCTGGCGCCAGCTGGGCCTGACCGGAGCGGAGGCCCTGCGGTTCGAGAACGTCGCCAATGGAGTGCTCGAGGGCGAGCCCGTCACCGTCATCGCCGCGGACGGCAAGCGCCGCATCGTCTTCCAGGTCCATGCGCAGGTGCTCACGCACGCCGAACGCAAACTCATGGCGGAGGGCGGCATCCCCGCCAGCGTCCTCAATGGTTTCTTGAACGACACGGCGGCCGCGCACGCGGCCCCTTGCTGA
- a CDS encoding dihydroorotase: protein MLDLLLTNARLYLPRQGLTEGVLGVIDGRIAIIAEPGTPLEARETIDCQGLWVLPGLIDPHVHFGFGSPETDFETESRFAALGGTTSVLSFHRSADIRESFDKVRDRALSQSCVDFGFHFGITSNLHVETLEEISRRFNVNSYKLYMMYKGAAGLSKGFTDIDDGLLYSALRATAAIPGAIMGVHCENVEVIPVLRDPLRAAGRDDLKAWNEQSPDFLEAENVHRVCYFAAKTGAAVNIVHLSSREALDEARRHRRTPDAPPIYVETCPHYLFLNDESPAGTYAKVNPPVRGQDDVDAMWEGVLDGSITTIGTDHVPRKRATKDTDIWAASNGFPGTGLMLPILLHEGYHRRGVPLETLMKVSAENSARIYRMPGKGSIEIGKDADLVLVDPDLERTVDPATLESNSDYSPYEGMTLKGWPVRTLVRGRTVALDGRITDAARSNPGGRYLKRL, encoded by the coding sequence ATGCTGGATCTCCTACTTACCAATGCAAGACTGTATTTGCCGCGGCAGGGGCTGACCGAGGGCGTGCTGGGCGTCATCGACGGCCGCATCGCCATCATCGCCGAGCCGGGCACGCCGCTGGAGGCTCGCGAGACCATAGACTGCCAGGGTCTTTGGGTGTTGCCGGGCCTGATCGATCCGCATGTGCACTTCGGCTTCGGCTCGCCGGAAACCGACTTCGAAACCGAGTCGCGCTTCGCCGCGCTGGGCGGAACCACCTCCGTGCTGTCCTTCCACCGTTCGGCGGACATCCGCGAGTCCTTTGACAAGGTGCGTGACCGCGCCCTGTCGCAAAGCTGCGTGGATTTCGGTTTCCATTTCGGCATCACCAGCAATCTGCACGTGGAGACGCTGGAGGAAATCTCGCGCCGCTTCAACGTGAATTCCTACAAGCTCTACATGATGTACAAGGGCGCGGCGGGCCTGTCCAAGGGTTTTACCGACATCGACGACGGCCTGCTGTATTCGGCGCTGCGCGCCACCGCGGCGATTCCGGGCGCGATCATGGGCGTGCATTGCGAAAACGTCGAAGTGATTCCCGTCCTGCGGGATCCGTTGCGCGCCGCCGGCCGCGACGACCTGAAAGCCTGGAACGAGCAGAGCCCGGACTTCCTGGAGGCGGAAAACGTACACCGCGTCTGCTACTTCGCGGCCAAGACCGGCGCGGCGGTCAACATCGTGCACCTGAGCAGCCGCGAGGCGCTGGACGAGGCGCGGCGCCACCGGCGCACGCCGGACGCGCCGCCCATCTACGTCGAGACCTGCCCGCACTATCTGTTCCTGAACGACGAATCGCCCGCCGGGACCTATGCCAAGGTCAACCCGCCAGTGCGCGGGCAGGACGATGTGGATGCGATGTGGGAGGGCGTGCTGGACGGTTCCATTACCACCATCGGCACCGACCACGTGCCGCGCAAGCGCGCTACCAAGGACACCGACATCTGGGCCGCCAGCAACGGTTTTCCCGGCACTGGCCTGATGCTGCCGATTCTGCTGCACGAGGGTTATCACCGCCGCGGCGTGCCGCTGGAAACGCTGATGAAGGTCAGCGCGGAGAATTCCGCCCGCATCTATCGCATGCCGGGCAAGGGCAGCATCGAGATCGGCAAGGACGCCGACCTGGTGCTGGTGGACCCCGACCTGGAGCGCACCGTCGATCCCGCCACGCTCGAATCCAATTCCGATTACTCGCCCTACGAGGGGATGACCCTGAAGGGCTGGCCCGTGCGCACCCTGGTGCGCGGGCGCACCGTGGCGCTGGACGGCCGCATCACCGATGCCGCGCGCAGCAACCCGGGCGGCCGCTATCTCAAGCGTCTTTGA